One window of the Roseovarius sp. THAF9 genome contains the following:
- a CDS encoding glycosyltransferase family 2 protein encodes MAQQAQSDDQPDLISVIIPANNEEPYIDDCLKALAAQDAAAGPVEVLVIANACTDRTVALAREHTAAFSARNWTLTVLDLDEPGKINALNVGDRAATGCFIVYHDADIRCDPALLGQLRKALSIEAPRYATGSLRVAPASSWVTRQYGRFWAKLPFVAGGAVGAGLYGVNRAGRARWAEFPDIISDDTYARRQFNPEERIEVPAKYHWPMIEGFQNLVRVRKRQDEGVQELSEQFGPRLRDEGKRRLSWQELSRLAISDPIGFAVYSCVSLVVRLKRSNREWVRGR; translated from the coding sequence ATGGCACAGCAGGCCCAGAGCGACGATCAGCCCGACCTCATCAGCGTCATTATCCCGGCCAACAATGAGGAACCCTATATAGACGACTGTCTAAAGGCTTTGGCTGCGCAGGATGCAGCCGCCGGCCCGGTCGAGGTTCTGGTCATTGCAAATGCATGCACCGACCGTACCGTTGCGCTTGCACGCGAGCATACGGCGGCTTTTTCTGCGCGGAACTGGACCCTGACAGTGCTCGACCTCGATGAGCCAGGAAAGATCAACGCGCTGAATGTTGGGGACAGGGCGGCGACCGGGTGCTTCATAGTATATCACGATGCAGATATCCGCTGTGATCCCGCGCTTCTGGGTCAACTGCGCAAAGCGTTGTCCATAGAAGCGCCGCGATATGCCACGGGCAGCTTGCGGGTCGCGCCGGCATCCAGTTGGGTCACCCGGCAGTACGGGCGATTTTGGGCCAAGTTGCCGTTTGTCGCAGGCGGTGCTGTGGGGGCCGGCCTCTACGGGGTCAATCGGGCAGGCCGGGCGCGGTGGGCCGAATTCCCTGATATAATCTCCGATGACACGTATGCACGCCGCCAATTCAATCCAGAAGAGCGAATCGAAGTGCCTGCCAAATATCATTGGCCGATGATCGAGGGATTTCAGAATCTTGTTCGTGTTCGAAAACGTCAGGACGAAGGTGTGCAAGAACTTTCTGAGCAATTTGGTCCAAGGCTGAGAGATGAGGGTAAAAGGCGCTTGTCTTGGCAAGAGCTTTCACGATTGGCGATCTCCGATCCCATTGGATTCGCGGTATATTCCTGCGTCAGCCTTGTGGTCCGGCTGAAAAGATCGAACCGGGAATGGGTGCGCGGCCGCTAG
- a CDS encoding WecB/TagA/CpsF family glycosyltransferase → MTFVNVATWPELLDALATRLRAGQGFSVATLNLDHVVKLRDDVRFQEAYQQQTYVVADGNPIVWLRRLMRQPVELIPGSELVHPLCAMAAEMNVPVALFGSTDDTLSRAADSLANVHNGLRIVLCISPPMGFDPDSTAADEALQQVASSGAGLCFVAMGAPKQEILAARGCDIAPNCGFVSIGAGLDFIAGSQRRAPKWVQQIAMEWLWRMASNPGRLARRYGACVAILPGLAWKALSAASGNNPK, encoded by the coding sequence ATGACCTTCGTGAATGTGGCGACATGGCCGGAGTTGCTGGATGCTCTCGCAACGCGCCTTCGCGCCGGGCAAGGTTTTTCGGTGGCGACGCTCAATTTGGATCACGTGGTAAAGCTGCGTGACGATGTTCGGTTCCAGGAGGCATACCAACAGCAGACCTATGTCGTCGCGGATGGCAATCCTATCGTCTGGCTTCGGCGACTGATGCGTCAACCGGTGGAACTGATCCCGGGTTCGGAGCTGGTACACCCGCTGTGCGCGATGGCGGCGGAGATGAATGTGCCGGTAGCCCTTTTCGGGTCAACGGACGACACTCTATCCCGTGCGGCCGACAGTCTTGCCAATGTGCATAACGGCCTGCGCATTGTCTTGTGTATCTCGCCTCCCATGGGATTTGATCCGGACTCCACTGCCGCCGATGAGGCGCTGCAACAGGTCGCATCCAGCGGCGCCGGCCTGTGTTTCGTCGCGATGGGTGCACCCAAACAGGAGATACTCGCCGCCCGGGGATGCGACATCGCACCGAACTGCGGGTTCGTTTCGATCGGTGCAGGACTCGATTTCATCGCGGGCAGCCAGCGGCGTGCTCCGAAATGGGTCCAGCAGATCGCGATGGAGTGGTTGTGGCGCATGGCAAGCAATCCCGGCCGCCTGGCTCGGCGCTACGGCGCCTGTGTCGCGATCCTTCCCGGCCTCGCCTGGAAGGCCTTAAGCGCTGCTTCCGGCAACAACCCGAAATAG
- a CDS encoding SDR family oxidoreductase — MTEAVTALRDGVAVVTGASRGLGLELVKAFLDRGMRVAGIVRSTDALSGLASESDGRFLPVTANIADPEQVEAAFARIKNELGPVTILINNAAVYPRRDILDETPDSFMDTVNVNLGGSFSACHNVLPLMMDLGFGRVINVVTFADQAPIPFAAAYSVSKGAQRVLTKALVAELGDRFPNIVFTDWVPGALQTDMGLPDGLPPEKAAQWGVTLALLDERDLQGAFFVENAQVLPPRSKKERVVQALLGQKPVARSLD, encoded by the coding sequence ATGACTGAAGCCGTAACTGCGCTGCGCGATGGTGTAGCTGTCGTGACCGGCGCAAGCCGGGGCTTGGGACTGGAGTTGGTCAAAGCCTTTCTTGACCGTGGCATGCGGGTGGCGGGGATCGTCAGGTCGACCGACGCGCTGTCGGGCCTTGCCTCCGAAAGCGACGGCCGCTTTCTTCCGGTGACCGCAAATATAGCCGACCCTGAACAAGTCGAAGCGGCCTTCGCGCGGATCAAGAATGAGCTCGGCCCTGTCACGATTTTGATCAACAATGCCGCCGTCTATCCGCGCCGCGATATCCTTGACGAAACGCCGGACAGCTTCATGGACACGGTCAATGTCAACCTCGGCGGCAGCTTCTCCGCCTGTCACAACGTGCTGCCCTTGATGATGGACCTCGGGTTCGGTCGTGTGATAAATGTGGTTACTTTCGCGGATCAGGCCCCGATCCCTTTTGCCGCAGCCTATTCGGTTTCGAAAGGCGCGCAGAGGGTGCTGACCAAAGCTCTCGTCGCCGAACTCGGCGACCGGTTTCCCAACATCGTTTTTACCGACTGGGTGCCGGGCGCGCTGCAGACCGATATGGGCCTGCCCGACGGACTGCCGCCAGAGAAGGCGGCCCAGTGGGGCGTCACGCTCGCCCTGTTGGATGAGCGTGATTTGCAGGGTGCGTTTTTTGTCGAGAACGCGCAGGTCCTGCCACCGCGATCAAAGAAAGAGCGGGTCGTGCAGGCCCTTCTCGGTCAGAAGCCAGTCGCGCGCAGTCTCGACTGA
- a CDS encoding GMC oxidoreductase: MQTLDAENRVWDVIVIGAGMGGGLVGRRLAESGHRVLFVEKGPKGHRHEGQGLADDVTDPAARLVRGYWPVPVRAIVEGRTLNFYAPIGAGVGGSSVFYAGSLERPERHDLEATPGHPHPTGGWPVGYDAFQPYYEDAQRLLGISGTPDPLSREDPGPLAPPPPFSEGDGNLLASFRDCGLHPYRLHSAIGNVEGCLQCVGRKCPKPCKKDGRSAGVEPALETGLAEILDLCDVREIQEENGYVSRLVCDRQGVRLHLRARIYILAAGALNSPRLLLASAAASKNPIANSSGWVGRGLMFHLDEYFAIWPKKTVPGDGPSKSIAFRDLYSRDGDRFGMVQSLGVDATYGIIAMHIKQIYERSRLPKLKLVRNGLNVLAALACRYFGNAKIFAGMVEDLPLYENRVIFDPDDPDVPVFHYEIPEELHRRRRLYRSAIRKAMKGMRLFHLTKGTQINYGHPMGTLRFGDDPKSSVLDRSCRSHDLANLYVADASFMPTSTGVNPSLTIGANALRVAEIVSDRLKEANQQND; this comes from the coding sequence ATGCAGACGCTGGATGCCGAAAACCGGGTTTGGGATGTTATCGTAATTGGGGCCGGCATGGGCGGTGGTCTTGTCGGCCGGCGCTTGGCAGAGAGTGGCCACCGCGTGCTCTTTGTCGAGAAAGGGCCCAAGGGTCATCGTCACGAAGGCCAGGGACTTGCCGACGACGTGACCGATCCTGCGGCGAGACTTGTGCGCGGGTACTGGCCTGTCCCGGTGCGAGCCATTGTAGAAGGGCGGACGCTGAATTTCTATGCGCCGATCGGTGCCGGAGTTGGGGGGTCGTCGGTGTTTTACGCCGGGTCGCTGGAGCGACCGGAGCGTCACGATCTTGAGGCGACGCCTGGTCATCCACATCCGACCGGTGGCTGGCCGGTGGGCTACGACGCGTTCCAGCCTTACTACGAAGACGCTCAACGCCTGCTTGGGATCTCCGGCACGCCTGATCCGTTGTCGCGGGAGGATCCGGGTCCGCTTGCGCCGCCACCGCCATTCTCAGAGGGCGATGGAAACCTTTTGGCAAGCTTCCGCGACTGCGGGTTGCATCCTTACCGCCTGCACTCCGCGATCGGGAATGTTGAAGGATGCCTGCAATGCGTCGGCAGGAAGTGTCCGAAACCTTGCAAGAAGGATGGCCGGTCTGCCGGTGTCGAACCGGCCCTGGAAACCGGCCTGGCGGAGATTCTGGACCTGTGCGATGTGCGTGAGATCCAAGAAGAGAACGGGTATGTTTCAAGACTTGTCTGCGACCGACAGGGGGTACGACTACATCTCCGGGCCCGGATCTATATCCTCGCCGCGGGCGCATTGAATTCGCCTCGACTGCTGCTGGCATCGGCGGCGGCGTCGAAAAATCCTATCGCTAATTCCAGCGGCTGGGTGGGGCGAGGACTAATGTTTCACTTGGACGAGTACTTCGCGATCTGGCCGAAAAAGACGGTTCCGGGCGACGGTCCCTCAAAATCTATTGCCTTTCGCGATCTCTACTCTCGCGATGGCGACCGGTTCGGTATGGTACAATCGCTCGGTGTCGACGCGACCTACGGTATCATCGCCATGCATATCAAGCAGATCTACGAGCGCTCGCGCCTTCCGAAGCTCAAACTTGTGCGAAACGGTCTGAACGTGCTGGCTGCGCTTGCCTGCAGATACTTCGGCAATGCCAAGATATTTGCCGGAATGGTCGAAGACCTGCCCCTCTACGAGAACCGCGTTATTTTCGATCCGGATGATCCCGATGTTCCAGTTTTCCACTACGAGATTCCCGAGGAACTGCATCGCCGCCGGCGCCTTTATCGGTCAGCGATCCGCAAGGCGATGAAAGGCATGCGTCTTTTCCATCTCACAAAGGGGACACAGATCAACTACGGTCATCCGATGGGAACGCTGCGCTTCGGCGACGATCCGAAATCATCCGTTCTCGACCGGTCCTGCCGATCCCACGATCTTGCAAATCTGTATGTTGCGGATGCGTCCTTTATGCCGACCTCGACCGGCGTGAATCCGAGCCTGACGATCGGGGCGAATGCGCTGCGCGTCGCTGAAATCGTATCCGACCGTCTGAAGGAGGCAAATCAGCAAAATGACTGA
- the xrtD gene encoding VPLPA-CTERM-specific exosortase XrtD, with product MAFFWNGIAGLIEVWQLPEYSHGPLIPILSALLFLQHLKSVPTQAGPSDRVWPGVILLVVALAFGAVGRLIDIDDIVAYGLILWIGAIILICFGWDTGKQFWPSVLHLVFMLPLPGALYYAVSTYLQSISSELGVFFVRLLDISVFLDGNIIDLGVYKLHVAEACSGLRYLFPILSFSYIFAVLYRGPFWHKAVLLLAAAPITIFMNALRIAIAAVVVNEYGVAHVEGFAHFFEGWVIFMSCVLLLFVLAAMLVRLHPQRRRLVDALDLETNGLWTQVTRAKFLHPSAALISAGLLTAVCALFSESLPARPTVIAERDPFMIFPKELEGWRRGPQSGLDPETEAVLAADDYLSVRLERAGHSVPVELFIAWYENQNRGGVHSPEVCLPGGGWEIASLNSIAAPIDTGDSAASFTLNRAIIQKGLERMLVYYWYDQQGLRTASVFDAKLRLLQSKVRHGRNDSAIVRLITPIQSGEDIAAAEARLQDSLGAVLKPLPRFIPGHGPTAGHVSQSRS from the coding sequence GTGGCGTTTTTCTGGAATGGCATTGCCGGACTTATCGAGGTCTGGCAGCTTCCGGAATACAGCCATGGGCCACTGATCCCGATCTTGTCAGCGCTTCTGTTCCTGCAACATCTCAAATCCGTTCCGACACAAGCCGGGCCTTCCGACCGGGTCTGGCCGGGCGTCATTCTCTTGGTGGTGGCGCTGGCTTTTGGAGCGGTTGGCCGTCTGATCGATATCGATGACATCGTCGCGTACGGGCTGATCCTATGGATAGGGGCGATAATCCTGATCTGTTTCGGCTGGGACACCGGCAAGCAATTCTGGCCCTCGGTCCTTCATCTGGTTTTCATGCTGCCGTTGCCGGGTGCGCTCTATTATGCGGTCTCGACCTATCTGCAGAGCATCTCGTCCGAACTCGGCGTCTTTTTCGTACGGCTTCTGGACATTTCGGTCTTTCTGGACGGCAACATCATCGATCTCGGGGTGTACAAGCTACACGTCGCAGAGGCGTGTTCCGGACTGCGCTATCTTTTTCCGATCCTCAGCTTTTCCTATATCTTTGCGGTCCTCTACCGGGGGCCGTTTTGGCACAAGGCTGTGCTTTTGCTTGCGGCCGCGCCGATCACGATCTTCATGAATGCGCTGCGCATTGCGATTGCTGCGGTAGTCGTGAACGAGTACGGGGTCGCTCACGTCGAAGGCTTCGCGCATTTCTTCGAGGGCTGGGTGATCTTCATGTCCTGTGTGCTGCTGCTCTTCGTGCTTGCCGCCATGCTGGTACGCCTGCATCCACAGCGCCGACGTCTGGTCGACGCGCTGGACCTTGAAACCAACGGTCTCTGGACGCAGGTCACGCGAGCTAAGTTCCTCCATCCTTCTGCCGCCCTGATCAGCGCCGGACTGTTGACGGCCGTATGCGCGCTCTTTTCGGAAAGCCTGCCCGCCCGTCCGACCGTTATTGCGGAACGGGATCCGTTCATGATTTTTCCAAAGGAGCTTGAGGGCTGGCGTCGCGGGCCGCAGTCCGGCTTGGATCCCGAAACCGAGGCTGTTCTGGCCGCGGACGATTATCTCTCTGTGCGGCTGGAACGGGCAGGGCACTCTGTTCCGGTTGAGCTTTTTATCGCATGGTATGAGAACCAGAATCGCGGCGGGGTGCACTCACCTGAGGTTTGCCTGCCCGGTGGTGGCTGGGAAATCGCGAGCCTGAACAGCATCGCGGCCCCGATCGACACCGGCGACAGCGCAGCGTCTTTCACACTGAACAGGGCGATCATCCAGAAGGGACTGGAACGTATGTTGGTCTATTACTGGTATGACCAGCAGGGCTTGCGCACAGCATCGGTTTTTGACGCCAAGCTTCGCCTTCTGCAAAGCAAGGTTCGGCATGGTCGAAACGACAGCGCCATCGTTCGTCTGATTACTCCGATTCAATCTGGTGAAGACATTGCCGCAGCCGAGGCGCGCTTGCAGGACAGTCTCGGGGCCGTTCTCAAGCCCCTGCCGCGTTTCATACCCGGTCACGGTCCAACTGCGGGCCACGTGTCCCAAAGCCGCTCCTGA